In Musa acuminata AAA Group cultivar baxijiao chromosome BXJ2-10, Cavendish_Baxijiao_AAA, whole genome shotgun sequence, a genomic segment contains:
- the LOC135624506 gene encoding uncharacterized protein LOC135624506 yields MNDPSYMMNRGFGIWPAPPPLAEDPMGFPNPARPPPRFAIGGAPKSGRMNWKGKKAAGMRKNAASGGAGGGPVGGGMVPLGGGVSGYKPPTLHELQYQNRVKARRFYPKKKFARFAPFAPRNTTSFIIRAKKSGGIAPLVSPYPVTPAVLPTPKLSPTREDLADMVKEEWGVDGYGSMKGLIRLRSPTCHDTRPSAAAGGEEDDEDEEGSGESDVEEHLEVERRLDHDVSRFEMVYPGEEDHDLETDSGSDLLVSRVDDQDAHIAQLEEENLTLKERLFLMETEMAELRRRLHVLEARIIGREDNKDDDNNNNNNNNKNAINSGKPIEVVVPENEEDGAELSDDSSGAPMLE; encoded by the coding sequence ATGAACGACCCGTCGTATATGATGAACCGTGGCTTCGGGATCTGGCCGGCGCCGCCGCCCCTGGCGGAGGATCCTATGGGGTTTCCGAACCCCGCTCGGCCTCCCCCGCGCTTTGCCATCGGCGGTGCACCCAAGTCGGGTCGGATGAACTGGAAGGGTAAGAAAGCTGCCGGCATGCGGAAGAACGCGGCATCCGGTGGGGCGGGAGGGGGGCCCGTGGGTGGCGGAATGGTCCCCCTTGGCGGTGGCGTCTCCGGTTACAAGCCGCCGACCCTCCACGAGCTCCAGTACCAGAACCGCGTCAAGGCGCGCAGGTTCTACCCGAAGAAGAAGTTCGCTCGCTTCGCCCCCTTTGCCCCCCGGAACACGACCTCTTTCATCATCCGCGCCAAGAAATCAGGCGGGATCGCGCCGCTGGTCTCGCCGTACCCGGTGACGCCAGCGGTCCTCCCGACCCCCAAGCTCTCCCCGACGCGCGAGGACCTCGCTGACATGGTCAAGGAGGAGTGGGGCGTCGACGGTTACGGGTCGATGAAGGGCCTGATCCGGCTCCGATCGCCTACCTGCCACGATACGCGGCCCTCCGCCGCTGCCGGCGgggaggaggacgacgaggacGAGGAGGGGTCGGGCGAGAGCGATGTGGAGGAGCACCTGGAGGTGGAGCGGCGGCTGGACCACGACGTGAGCCGGTTCGAGATGGTGTACCCCGGGGAAGAGGATCACGACCTGGAAACCGACTCCGGGTCCGACCTGCTCGTTAGCAGGGTGGACGACCAGGACGCTCACATTGCACAGCTCGAGGAGGAGAACCTGACGCTAAAAGAGAGGCTTTTCCTGATGGAGACGGAGATGGCGGAGCTCAGGCGGAGGCTGCACGTGCTTGAGGCTCGAATCATCGGGAGGGAAGATAACAAAGACGacgataacaacaacaacaacaacaacaacaagaacgcCATCAACAGCGGAAAGCCCATCGAGGTGGTGGTGCCGGAGAACGAAGAGGACGGGGCGGAGCTCTCCGACGATAGCAGCGGAGCTCCGATGTTGGAGTGA
- the LOC104000486 gene encoding alpha-1,3-mannosyl-glycoprotein 2-beta-N-acetylglucosaminyltransferase: MGKSFCDIRILLVVAAAAFIFIQVRLFATQSEYADRLAAAVESENQCTSQMRLLIDQISMQQGKIVTLEEANKLKDEESAQLKTLLRDLKTKNLQNLIGKHEVPVAAVVIMACNRPDYLERTIESVLKYQRPIATKFPLFVSQDGTNSDVKSKAMSYNQLTYMQHLDFEPIHTERPGELIAYYKIARHYKWALDELFFNHNFSRVIILEDDMEIAPDFFDYFEATAALLDKDKSIMAVSSWNDNGQKQFVHDSYALYRSDFFPGLGWMLTKTIWDELSPKWPNAYWDDWVRLNEVHKDRQFIRPEVCRTYNFGEHGSSMGQFFRQYLEPIKLNDVQVDWKSSNLTFLMEENFLKYFAKMVSNARPIRESDLILKANNIDSDIRIQYNDQRHFEHIARQFGIFEEWKDGIPRTAYKGVVVFRYGGQKRVFLVGPDSLRLLGIE, translated from the exons ATGGGGAAGAGCTTCTGCGACATCCGGATCCTTCTTGTCGTCGCGGCTGCAGCTTTTATCTTCATCCAG GTGCGCCTTTTTGCAACACAATCTGAGTATGCAGATCGCCTGGCTGCTGCG GTGGAATCTGAAAATCAGTGCACAAGTCAAATGCGCTTGTTGATTGATCAGATAAGCATGCAACAAGGGAAAATTGTTACCTTAGAAG AAGCAAACAAACTTAAAGATGAAGAAAGTGCACAACTGAAGACCCTACTTCGAGATCTTAAAA CAAAGAATCTACAGAACTTGATAGGAAAACATGAG GTACCTGTAGCAGCTGTTGTTATAATGGCTTGCAATCGACCTGACTATCTTGAGAGGACAATAGAATCTGTCTTGAA GTATCAGAGACCGATTGCTACAAAATTTCCACTATTTGTATCGCAG GATGGAACAAATTCAGATGTTAAAAGTAAAGCTATGAGTTACAACCAATTAACTTATATGCAG CATCTAGATTTTGAACCAATACATACAGAAAGACCTGGAGAATTAATCGCCTATTACAAGATTGCTA GACACTATAAATGGGCTTTGGATGAATTATTCTTCAACCACAATTTCAGTCGAGTAATTATATTGGAAG ATGACATGGAAATTGCCCCAGATTTTTTTGACTATTTTGAAGCCACAGCTGCTCTACTTGACAAGGATAA ATCAATAATGGCTGTTTCCTCATGGAATGACAATGGACAAAAACAGTTTGTTCATGATTCTT ATGCTCTTTACAGATCAGATTTTTTTCCTGGTCTTGGATGGATGTTAACAAAAACTATATGGGATGAGTTATCACCTAAGTGGCCTAATGC TTACTGGGATGACTGGGTGAGACTAAATGAGGTACACAAAGATCGGCAATTTATTCGTCCAGAAGTTTGCAGAACATACAATTTTGGCGAGCAT GGCTCTAGCATGGGACAGTTTTTTAGACAATATTTGGAGCCTATTAAACTGAATGATGTGCAA GTCGATTGGAAGTCTTCTAATCTGACTTTTTTGATGGAG GaaaattttttgaaatattttgCCAAAATGGTCTCCAACGCCAGACCTATTCGAGAATCTGATCTTATTTTGAAGGCAAATAATATTGATAGTGATATAAGAATCCAGTATAATGACCAGCGGCACTTTGAACACATAGCCCGACAATTTGGAATTTTTGAAGAATGGAAG GATGGAATTCCCAGGACAGCATATAAAGGAGTGGTAGTTTTTCGCTATGGAGGTCAAAAGCGTGTATTTCTCGTCGGTCCGGATTCTCTGAGGCTGCTGGGAATAGAGTAA
- the LOC135624510 gene encoding WUSCHEL-related homeobox 8-like has protein sequence MERQVASDSGADGTRSSEIGEERGEGDRVAEGVLCVKVMTDEQVEVLRRQIAVYATICEQLVEMHRAFAADQDSLAGLKLGSGYCESMMASGGHKMIPRQRWCPTTKQLQMLENIFDQGNGTPSKQRIKEITLELSLHGQISEMNVYNWFQNRRARSKRKQTAPSNNEYEVDTDCESPNFKIFKSDELPHEDQLVGTDNYPIHNAQVSNALHPLGPESNQTLGTHGSNESSKSGGMSYQNFLSSQRVDQLMENMDIPGSFSPFHPGKSYGMIG, from the exons ATGGAGCGGCAAGTTGCTTCGGACAGTGGAGCCGACGGCACCAGGAGCAGCGAGATTGGGGAGGAAAGAGGAGAGGGGGATAGGGTGGCGGAAGGGGTTCTGTGTGTGAAAGTGATGACGGACGAGCAGGTTGAGGTGCTCCGCCGTCAGATCGCCGTCTACGCCACCATCTGCGAGCAGCTCGTGGAGATGCATAGGGCCTTCGCCGCTGACCAGGACTCCCTCGCAG GATTGAAGCTTGGAAGCGGCTACTGTGAATCCATGATGGCATCAGGAGGCCATAAAATGATTCCAAGACAGCGGTGGTGTCCAACAACTAAGCAGCTACAGATGCTCGAGAATATCTTTGATCAAGGTAATGGGACTCCAAGCAAGCAAAGGATAAAAGAGATCACTCTTGAACTGTCACTGCATGGTCAGATCTCTGAAATGAATGTCTATAACTGGTTCCAAAACCGAAGGGCGCGATCGAAGCGGAAACAAACAGCACCAAGTAATAACGAATATGAAGTTGACACAGATTGTGAATCCCCAAACTTCAAGATATTCAAGTCAGACGAACTCCCTCATGAAGACCAGCTTGTCGGAACAGATAATTATCCCATCCACAATGCCCAAGTAAGCAATGCACTGCATCCATTAGGCCCAGAGTCAAATCAAACTCTAGGAACACATGGATCAAATGAGAGTTCAAAATCTGGTGGAATGTCCTACCAAAATTTTTTATCGAGCCAGA GGGTGGATCAATTGATGGAAAATATGGACATTCCAGGGAGTTTTAGCCCTTTCCATCCAGGAAAAAGCTATGGCATGATAGGTTGA